One part of the Xylocopa sonorina isolate GNS202 chromosome 10, iyXylSono1_principal, whole genome shotgun sequence genome encodes these proteins:
- the LOC143428197 gene encoding succinate--CoA ligase [ADP-forming] subunit beta, mitochondrial-like, whose product KYFQFLVRTSVIAQQTRHLQVHENIAYTLLKSAGIPTPPFGVAKTPDEAAKIATNLGTKDIVLKAQVLAGGRGMGHFKGTNVSGVVMCETSEEAKIIADNMIGKLLITKQTGEAGKICNSVMVTTRMFARKEYYMAVMLETSFDGPVVIVSKQGGVNIEDIAATNPEAITYIPVNIMEGLTVDQVNQVVAALDMKGEGKKITAKIICNLYELFVEKEALLLEINPFSLDLCGEYFALDCKCSFDDSSEFRQKELFSLRDWSQEDPNEVQAAKFNLNYIALTGNIGCMVNGAGLAMATMDLIKLHGGMPANFLDVGGTATAETVKEAFKIILSDPRVEAIFVNIFGGIMRCDIIAQGIISATKDLNVTVPIVVRLQGTNVDKAHQMIKEAKLKVISVDDFSNAAKSAVKLALIVKAANSMNLDITFTARGNVSKEISNTSK is encoded by the exons AAATATTTTCAGTTTTTAGTTCGTACTTCTGTCATTGCACAACAAACTCGACACCTGCAAGTTCATGAAAATATTGCATACACTTTGCTGAAAAGTGCAGGAATTCCAACTCCTCCTTTCGGAGTAGCCAAGACTCCAGATGAAGCTGCAAAGATAGCAACGAATCTCGGGACTAAAGATATTGTGTTGAAGGCTCAAGTACTTGCCGGAGGACGTGGAATGGGACACTTTAAAGGTACCAATGTCAGCGGTGTTGTTATGTGTGAAAC ATCCGAAGAAGCAAAAATTATAGCCGATAATATGATAGGCAAGTTGTTAATAACTAAACAAACTGGAGAAGCTGGTAAAATTTGTAATTCGGTAATGGTAACAACACGTATGTTTGCACGTAAAGAATATTACATGGCTGTAATGTTAGAAACCTCTTTCGAC GGGCCTGTTGTAATTGTATCTAAACAAGGTGGTGTAAATATTGAAGACATCGCTGCTACGAATCCAGAAGCTATAACATATATACCGGTGAATATTATGGAGGGTTTAACAGTTGatcaagtaaatcaagttgtgGCTGCATTAGATATGAAAGGGGAAGGTAAAAAGATCACAGCGAAAATTATTTGCAACCTCTACGAGTTATTTGTGGAAAAAGAAGCTTTATTACTCGAAATCAACCCATTTTCGTTAGATCTTTGCGGAGAAT ATTTTgcattagattgtaaatgttCATTTGATGACAGTTCAGAGTTCAGGCAaaaggaattattttctctcagAGATTGGAGTCAAGAAGATCCTAACGAGGTCCAAGCAgctaaatttaatttaaattatatagcattaacTGGAAACATAGGGTGTATGGTGAATGGAGCTGGATTAGCGATGGCTACCATGGACCTCATTAAACTGCACGGCGGTATGCCGGCTAACTTTTTAGATGTGGGTGGTACTGCCACTGCAGAAACCGTAAAAGAAGCTTTTAAAATAATACTCTCCGATCCAAGG GTAGAGGCGATTTTCGTGAATATATTTGGTGgtattatgagatgcgatataatagcGCAAGGAATTATCAGCGCGACCAAAGATTTAAACGTAACAGTTCCAATAGTTGTGAGATTGCAG GGAACCAATGTAGATAAAGCACATCAGATGATAAAAGAGGCAAAGTTGAAAGTTATTTCTGTAGATGATTTTTCTAATGCTGCCAAGTCGGCTGTGAAATTGGCGTTAATAGTAAAAGCTGCAAATTCTATGAATTTAGATATTACTTTCACAGCAAGAGGAAATGTTTCTAAGGAAATATCCAATACGTCGaaataa
- the LOC143428333 gene encoding PCNA-associated factor: protein MVRTKADRVPAKAVGSKAPHKAVKSTPVKKTSSGARGKSYSGGNPYHPRETPEWQKPITSFLNQNSMNTAADSSETQENNDAGSSKEAENESD from the exons atggtacgaaCAAAAGCTGATCGTGTTCCCGCGAAAG CTGTTGGCAGCAAAGCACCACATAAGGCTGTAAAAAGTACTCCAGTTAAGAAAACATCTAGTGGTGCTAGAG GAAAGAGTTATTCGGGTGGTAATCCGTATCATCCAAGAGAAACACCAGAATGGCAGAAACCTATTACATCCTTTCTTAATCAGAATTCTATGAACACAGCAGCAGATTCATCAGAAACTCAG GAAAACAATGATGCAGGCAGCAGCAAAGAAGCAGAAAATGAATCAGACTGA
- the LOC143428369 gene encoding succinate--CoA ligase [ADP-forming] subunit beta, mitochondrial-like, with product MATMLSRTVSLLENFTRFNGPKILGCKTNLVKQPVRNLNVHEHISYTLLNEAGVPTPKFGVAKTPDEAAKLAADLKTKDIVLKAQVLAGGRGKGHFKDTNVSGVKMCETPEEARKLASQMLGKLLITKQTGEAGRICNAVMVTQRMFPRKEYYLAVMMERAFGGPVIIASSQGGVNIEEVAATNPSAIMYEPIDIDKGITKEQADRIAVKLGLQNVKDYISTIIMNLYQMFLKKDALLLEVNPLAEDINGQYFALDCKCRFDDNAQFRQKELFSLRDWSQEDSKEVEAAKYDLNYIALDGNIGCMVNGAGLAMATMDIIKLHGGEPANFLDVGGGATSSAVKEAFKIITSDARVHALLVNIFGGIMRCDVIAEGIIAATKELSLKIPVVVRLQGTNVDEAKALIANAGLKIVPIDDLDEAARVAVKLSTIVKLAQSENLNINFEIPSIS from the exons ATGGCTACCATGTTGTCTCGGACTGTTTCGCTCCTTGAAAATTTCACCCGATTTAATGGGCCGAAg ATACTAGGATGCAAAACAAATTTAGTGAAGCAACCAGTCAGAAATTTAAATGTTCATGAACACATCAGTTATACTTTACTGAATGAAGCCGGAGTTCCAACTCCTAAATTTGGAGTTGCCAAGACTCCAGATGAAGCTGCAAAACTTGCTGCTGATTTGAAGACCAAAGATATTGTTTTGAAGGCACAAGTTTTAGCTGGTGGTAGAGGTAAAGGACACTTTAAAGACACTAATGTTAGTGGTGTAAAGATGTGTGAAAC gcctgaagaagcaagaaaATTAGCCAGTCAAATGTTAGGTAAATTATTAATTACTAAGCAGACAGGTGAAGCAGGTAGGATATGCAATGCAGTAATGGTAACACAGCGCATGTTTCCACGCAAAGAATACTATCTTGCTGTTATGATGGAAAGAGCCTTTGGT GGTCCTGTCATAATAGCTTCAAGTCAAGGTGGTGTAAATATTGAAGAAGTTGCTGCAACAAATCCTAGTGCTATCATGTATGAACCCATTGATATTGATAAGGGTATTACAAAAGAGCAAGCAGATCGTATTGCTGTCAAACTTGGACTTCAAAATGTTAAAGATTACATTTCTACTATAATCATGAATCTGTAtcagatgtttcttaaaaaaGATGCTCTTCTGTTAGAGGTGAATCCTTTAGCAGAAGATATTAATGGACAAT ATTTTGCTTTGGACTGCAAGTGCAGATTCGATGATAATGCTCAATTCAGGcaaaaagaattattttctttgAGAGATTGGTCTCAGGAAGATTCTAAAGAAGTTGAAGCTGCTAAGTACGACTTAAATTACATTGCACTCGATGGTAATATTGGTTGTATGGTAAATGGAGCTGGTTTAGCAATGGCCACCATGGATATCATAAAATTACATGGAGGAGAACCAGCCAATTTCTTAGATGTAGGCGGCGGGGCCACCTCTTCTGCTGTAAAAGAGGCATTTAAAATAATTACATCTGATGCACGA GTTCACGCCCTTTTAGTCAATATATTTGGTGGAATCATGAGATGTGATGTTATTGCAGAGGGAATCATTGCTGCAACTAAAGAACTTAGCTTAAAAATTCCTGTTGTTGTTCGATTGCAG GGTACAAACGTAGATGAAGCTAAAGCTCTTATTGCAAATGCCGGTTTAAAAATCGTTCCGATCGATGATCTCGATGAAGCTGCTCGGGTTGCAGTTAAATTATCAACAATCGTTAAATTGGCACAATCTGAAAATCTCAACATTAACTTCGAAATTCCTTCAATTTCATAA